The nucleotide window GAGCGGGGAGCCGGGGATCAGCACGATCGTGGCGGCGGCGGCCACGAGTGCGGCGTAGACGGTGTAGAAGCCCTTGGCGCCGCCGACACCGCGGTGCAAGGAGTGCTTCAGGCCCAGGACGTCTCCGATGGCGTAGGCGGTGGACAGGGAGACGGCGAAGGCGCCGATGATGGAGGCGTCCAGCAGTGCGATGGCGAAGAGGACTCCGGCCAGTTTGCCGGCGTGGGCGGCCAGTCCGTGGGCGATGCCGGCGGCGTCGGTGAAGTGGCCCTGGCCGCCGGTGCCGGCGAAGGTGGCGGCGGTGAAGCCCATCATGGCCGCGGCGCCGATCACCACCACGGCGATGCCGATCCACAGGTCGGCCTTCTCGTACTTCATGAAGCGCGGTGTGATGCGCTTGTCGATGACGTAGGACTGCTGGAAGAACAGCTGCCAGGGTGCCACCGTGGTGCCCACGATGCCGATGATCAGCAGCATCACCGTGGCCAGCTGGCCGGAGCCGCCCGGCATGCCGGGGACCACGAAGTCGTGGACCATCGTGGAGGTGGCCGGGTGGGCCATGAAGTAGATCGGCACCAGCAGCAGCGAGGCCGCGCACAGTGCGATGGCCACCCGCTCGAAACGCTGGAAGGAGCCGGTGAAGGCCGAGGCGATGATGATGGCGGCGGCCAGGACCACCGCGGCCACCTTGGGCAGCCCGAGGTATCCGGCGGCCAGGGTGATCCCGATGAACTCGGTCACCAGGGTCAGGGCGTTGAGCAGGAACAGGTCGATGACGCTGAAGGCGCCCCAGAACTTCCCGAAGCGTTCCAGGATCAGCCGGGCGTGGCCGACGCCGGTGACCGCGCCGAGGCGCAGGACCATCTCCTGGTTGACGTAGAGCACGGGGATCAGCAGCAGCAGTGTCCACAGCAGGTGGGTGCCGTAGTTCTGGCCGGCCTGGCCGTAGGTGGCGAACGCGCCGGCGTCGTTGTCGCCGACCATCACGATCAGTCCGGGGCCGACGATCGCCAGCAGCGTCTTGAGTTTCGCGGTCAGGCCGGTGCGCGGTGCGGTGTCGTCGAGGCGGATGGTGCCCAGTGCTCCGCGGATGTCGCCGACGTGCGCGTCGTCGAGTACCGCCGTGGCGCGGGGGGTTTCCACCGGGGTGGCCGTGGTGGTGTGGGTCATGGCGTACCTCCCGTACCCCCGGGAGGGGGCGGACAGGGGGCACGCAGCAGCCATCCCCCCTGCGCGGAGGCGCAGGACGGCGGCCCGCGGCGGCACAAGGGCCGTGCGGGTGCGCACACAGGGGTCGCGGGGCCGGCGAGGGGCCGCGCAGGGAGGATGGTTACCGCGTGCCGGAAGAATGCGAGGACAAGCGGGGATGGGGCCGATGATGGCCCGGACTGCTACTGCAATCCATGTCTGTCGCCTCCTTCCGGCCGGGACGCGACCGTGCGCGTCGTCATCGACTCGGCAAGGAGCGGCCGGTCCCGCATCAACGCGGCCGGCTCACCCCAACTCGTCAGAGCTTTGGCACTCCACGGCGTGATCCCCGTACCGGGGAAGCCACTTGGGGTCACCCCTTAGGCCGGGGAGACCTGTCCTGACCCTGGGCGTCTCTCGACGTCGTGGGGTCAGTGGCCTGTGTCCGTGCAGACGCCTCACCGAACGAGGTGCCTCTTCAAACCTCCACGAGTGTAGCCCGACACTTGCGCGTCGACGCAACTCCTTGGCGGACTCTTGACACATCGGGAACGAAGCCGTGGGGCGCACCGCCGATCGGCGGACGCCACCCCGGTCACCCGGCGCGCGCCCGGCGCCCGGATCCGGACCGCGGATACGTTGGCTCCCCATGGAACCCCTCCGTGTGCCGGGGCCGGGGCGACGCGCCCGCCGGCTGCCCGTGCTCCTCGCGCTCCTGGCCCTGACGGTGACGCCGGCCCCGGTACGGGCGACGGCCGTCCCGGACGACTGTCGGCGGCCGGTGGCCCAACCGGCGGCGCCTACGGGGATGTCGGGCGCGGTCAACCGCAGGATCGCCACCTCCGAGCGCGTGGTGGCGCTGACGTTCAACGCGGCGTGGGACGACAGCGGGGTGCCCGAGGTGCTCGGGGTGCTGCGGCGGCACAAGGCACCGGCCACGTTCTTCATGACCGGACGGTTCGCCGAACGCCACCCGGCGGCGGCACGGGCGATCGCCGCCGAGCACGGCGTAGCCAGCCATTCGTACCGTCACCCCGATTTCGCCGGGCTGACCCGTCAGGAGGCGTGCCGGGAGGTGCGGCGGGCGGACCGGGCGATCCGCCGGGCGACCGGTGCGGTGCCGCTGCCGTTCTTCCGCTTCCCGTACAGCTCCGTGCCGCCCGAACGGCTCGCGGACGTCAACGCGTTGGGCTTCGCGGACGTGGAGTACTCCGCCGACACCAACGGCTACCTCGGGGAGCGCGGCGGGATGACGGTCGCCAAGGCGGTCTCGCGGGCCCTCGACGCGCTCGGCCCGGGGGAGATCGTCCAGATGCACGTCGGGGCAGGCGACGGCGGCCCGGGGCTGGACGCGCCCGCGTTGCCGCTGATCATCGACACGGTACGGGCCCGTGGCTACCGCGTCGTCGACCTGCGGGCGCTGCTCAAACCGCCGCTTCCAGGGCGAGGACCGCGAACGTGGCCAGCCAGTGGTCGCCGGTGAAGTCACCGGTGGCGGTGTGCGGCAGGGCGGCGGACAGGTGGGCGGTGGCCGCGTCGGCGAGGACGGCGGTGCGGGGGTCACCGGGCGGGAGCGCGGCGGCGAGGGAGCGCAGCGCGGCGGCCCGGCTGAGGGAGAGGCCGACCAGATGGCCGATCTGCGGGTCGGCGGGGTCGGTGACGGTGGGCGGGGTGAGCAGGGACGACGGGGTGCCGGGGGCGAGCGCGGGCAGGAAGCGGGACAGCCAGCGCGCGAGGTCGCCGGAGGGCAGCACCCGGCGCACCGTGTCGGCCTCGGTGAGCGCGGGCGACAGGAAGTCCTGGCCGGAGGGTTCCCAGTGCGCGGGGGCGTCGTGGTCGTCGGCGAACCAGCGCAGGACGGTGTCGGTCACGGTGGCGGCCAGCCGTGGGCGGTCGAGCACCGGGGCGCTGTCGAGGACCAGGCCGAGGGCGAAGGCGCTGTTGGTGTGGGTGCCGTGCCGGACCGGGTAGGCGGCCTTGGCCAGCCAGCCGCACAGCAGTTCCGCGACGGTGTCGGCGGCCGGTTCCAGCGCGTCGGCCCAGCGTTCCCCGGCCGGGCCGAGCCGTCGGCACTCGGCGGTGAGCGCCAGCAGCCAGGCCCAGCCGTAGGGGCGCTCGAACGACGGGTTGGCGCGCAGGTACGCGGCTTCGGTGGCGAGCCGGTCGGCGGTGAGGTGCCGGTCGAGCACGGCGGTGGCCGGTGCGGTCTCGACGTGGTCGTGGTAGCGGCGTAGCAGCCGGACCAGCAGCCAGTGCATGTGCACCGA belongs to Streptantibioticus cattleyicolor NRRL 8057 = DSM 46488 and includes:
- a CDS encoding NRAMP family divalent metal transporter, which gives rise to MTHTTTATPVETPRATAVLDDAHVGDIRGALGTIRLDDTAPRTGLTAKLKTLLAIVGPGLIVMVGDNDAGAFATYGQAGQNYGTHLLWTLLLLIPVLYVNQEMVLRLGAVTGVGHARLILERFGKFWGAFSVIDLFLLNALTLVTEFIGITLAAGYLGLPKVAAVVLAAAIIIASAFTGSFQRFERVAIALCAASLLLVPIYFMAHPATSTMVHDFVVPGMPGGSGQLATVMLLIIGIVGTTVAPWQLFFQQSYVIDKRITPRFMKYEKADLWIGIAVVVIGAAAMMGFTAATFAGTGGQGHFTDAAGIAHGLAAHAGKLAGVLFAIALLDASIIGAFAVSLSTAYAIGDVLGLKHSLHRGVGGAKGFYTVYAALVAAAATIVLIPGSPLGLLTEGVQTLAGVLLPSASVFLLLLCNDKAVLGPWANGPKTNAFTSAVVGVLVTLSVILTAAVLFPDISANTILDIMAACGIAGVVAIGYAEARRRRRGWTLASRPVDRTGREGWRMPPLETLPKPVMSTARKIGMGALRTYLLIAMVLVIVRIVEVALGR
- a CDS encoding polysaccharide deacetylase family protein, which gives rise to MEPLRVPGPGRRARRLPVLLALLALTVTPAPVRATAVPDDCRRPVAQPAAPTGMSGAVNRRIATSERVVALTFNAAWDDSGVPEVLGVLRRHKAPATFFMTGRFAERHPAAARAIAAEHGVASHSYRHPDFAGLTRQEACREVRRADRAIRRATGAVPLPFFRFPYSSVPPERLADVNALGFADVEYSADTNGYLGERGGMTVAKAVSRALDALGPGEIVQMHVGAGDGGPGLDAPALPLIIDTVRARGYRVVDLRALLKPPLPGRGPRTWPASGRR
- a CDS encoding DUF2891 domain-containing protein, yielding MTPDQPRSAELARRAADFARLAAANVTRPYPYAPAHLLTGPDDLLPPSHHHPAFCGSYDWHSSVHMHWLLVRLLRRYHDHVETAPATAVLDRHLTADRLATEAAYLRANPSFERPYGWAWLLALTAECRRLGPAGERWADALEPAADTVAELLCGWLAKAAYPVRHGTHTNSAFALGLVLDSAPVLDRPRLAATVTDTVLRWFADDHDAPAHWEPSGQDFLSPALTEADTVRRVLPSGDLARWLSRFLPALAPGTPSSLLTPPTVTDPADPQIGHLVGLSLSRAAALRSLAAALPPGDPRTAVLADAATAHLSAALPHTATGDFTGDHWLATFAVLALEAAV